A region from the Hydra vulgaris chromosome 10, alternate assembly HydraT2T_AEP genome encodes:
- the LOC136085697 gene encoding uncharacterized protein LOC136085697 translates to MSQKTGRKCDMIWLKYTRVTVPERKGCRAVCNACRKEMEGQIQRMHEHIKKCKQSQPHEIMDSIEDQQLLEGNSPSTSQQQMKRFQPNSTSADKYLKIDKFFTRTSLKEKDLFDLQLGRYINLPSTIYSTNSSFRTVEHKEFKKFINMLHPGYTLPNKTQIGGEILDRVYTEEIEKCNVLNGKIVAMSLDGWSNVHNEPIVCISVITDKINILVETINTSGHSHTGEYLTQLAKEAINSLRRKFGCTVKSFVTDNAANMKSMRQELSSEKDIITYGCAAHMLNLLANDLNIENVSKHVTQIIKYVRNNHQAGAIYKLSGGTKLPLPTETRWNSVCDSLEKYVNNWSIIFTMFEKNKELDPMIGKKVSDIQIKRNAEDLLKILKPIAVALDTLQSDQAKISDSVEIFKDLMNSLSFLSNEKKKKIESRYHQTVSDAHLLANSFTGKHTRS, encoded by the exons ATGTCTCAAAAAACTGGGCGCAAATGTGATATGATTTGGTTAAAATATACACGAGTGACTGTTCCAGAAAGAAAGGGGTGTAGAGCAGTTTGTAATGCGTGTAGAAAAGAAATGGAAGGTCAAATTCAAAGGATGCATGAACATATAAAAAAGTGCAAGCAATCACAACCCCATGAAATTATGGATTCAATTGAAGATCAACAACTTCTTGAAG GTAACTCACCATCAACATCACAACAACAAATGAAAAGGTTCCAGCCCAATTCAACATCAGctgataaatatttgaaaattgatAAGTTTTTCACACGAACAAGCCTCAAAGAGAAAGATTTATTTGATCTGCAACTTGGTAGATATATAAATCTACCAAGTACAATCTACAGTACAAACTCTAGCTTCAGAACAGTTGAAcacaaagaatttaaaaaatttatcaatatgcTTCATCCAGGATACACTCTACCTAATAAAACTCAAATTGGAGGAGAAATATTAGATAGGGTTTACacagaagaaattgaaaaatgtaatgtattGAATGGGAAAATTGTAGCCATGTCTTTAGATGGCTGGAGTAATGTACATAATGAACCAATAGTTTGTATCTCTGTaattacagataaaattaacattttagtagAAACAATCAACACTTCTGGTCATTCACATACTGGTGAATATCTTACACAATTAGCAAAAGAAGCAATAAATTCTTTAAGACGTAAATTTGGATGCACAGTAAAAAGCTTTGTGACTGACAATGCAGCTAATATGAAATCAATGAGACAAGAACTGTCATCTGAAAAAGATATCATAACTTATGGGTGTGCTGCTCATATGCTGaatcttttagcaaatgatcttaacattgaaaatgtgAGCAAGCATgttacacaaataataaaatatgtaagaAATAATCATCAAGCTGgagcaatttataaattaagcgGAGGAACAAAATTGCCACTTCCTACTGAAACTCGCTGGAATTCTGTATGTGATTCACttgaaaaatatgtcaacaacTGGAGCATCATTTTcacaatgtttgaaaaaaataaagaattggATCCTATGATTGGTAAAAAAGTAAGTGATATACAGATAAAGCGAAACGCAgaggatttattaaaaatattaaaaccaattGCAGTAGCTCTAGATACGTTGCAAAGTGATCAAGCAAAAATAAGTGACagtgttgaaatttttaaagatttgatgaacagtttatcatttttatcaaacgaaaaaaaaaaaaaaattgaatctagaTACCATCAGACTGTCAGTGATGCTCATTTACTGGCAAACTCATTTACTGGCAAACACACTAGATCCTAG